Proteins co-encoded in one Amaranthus tricolor cultivar Red isolate AtriRed21 chromosome 7, ASM2621246v1, whole genome shotgun sequence genomic window:
- the LOC130817449 gene encoding protein disulfide-isomerase-like encodes MGVRWRGLEVCLSVVLIAAISGIEAEEKGKHGVITINHSNFADIVSKQDFILVEFYAPWCGFCKRLAPEYEKAAVTLSKHDPPIPLAKVDLTTDENKEYFKSMFEVRGFPTLKILRNGGKHIHHITNTPQSAEEIVKLVEKFLGPASVEIKSYADSSKYIDEKKTFVAGVFTKFEGEEFENFTKLADKLRFEYEFGHTLNAKFLPRGPDFVKESTVRFLKPFDERFVDTKIFDLDALEKFIKEEDMPTVVPFNKDPSNTYLRKIFREQNAKIFMILDTKSVNADIMKSKFNDVAVLLKGGNRYFILCDVEESKELLETFKLDHSHTPFIFIYENDDKKYRKTNLKPDEVAFWFRDYMNGKLELYLRSQPIPQENNEPVKVVVLDSLQDMVFNSGKDVFLEFYAPWCGHCKQLAPILEEVAISYEKDTDILIAKYDKSENDIPSEVFKVEDTPTMYFIKKEGEIIEYNGGKTKEDLIRFIQEHRNDKESKSEAEMKSNKDEL; translated from the exons ATGGGTGTAAGATGGAGGGGACTAGAGGTGTGTTTGAGTGTGGTGTTAATAGCAGCAATAAGTGGTATTGAAGcagaagaaaaaggaaaacatgGTGTGATTACAATAAATCATTCTAACTTCGCTGATATTGTTTCCAAACAGGATTTCATCTTAGTAGAGTTTTATGCTCCTTG GTGTGGATTTTGCAAAAGACTAGCTCCAGAG TATGAGAAGGCTGCCGTTACACTAAGCAAGCACGATCCTCCGATCCCCCTTGCGAAAGTTGATCTTACTACTGATGAAAATAAGGAATATTTTAAGTCTATGTTTGAAGTCCGAGGCTTTCCCACCCTTAAAATTCTGAGAAATGGAGGAAAACATATCCATCATATCACCAATACACCACAATCAGCTGAAGAAATAGTTAAGCTTGTCGAGAAATTCCTGGGACCGGCTTCTGTTGAAATCAAATCTTATGCTGATTCTTCTAAATACATCGATGAAAAGAAGACTTTCGTT GCAGGGGTGTTCACAAAGTTTGAAGGGGAAGAATTTGAAAACTTCACCAAGTTGGCTGACAAATTGCGGTTTGAATACGAGTTTGGGCATACATTAAATGCTAAATTTCTTCCCAGAGGACCAGATTTTGTCAAAGAGTCTACTGTTAGATTCCTAAAGCCATTTGATGAACGTTTCGTTGATACAAAG ATTTTTGATTTGGATGCCTTGGAGAAGTTCATCAAAGAAGAAGATATGCCTACGGTTGTTCCATTCAACAAGGATCCCAGCAATACCTACCTTCGTAAAATTTTCCGTGAACAAAACGCAAAG ATCTTCATGATATTGGACACCAAAAGTGTAAATGCTGACATTATGAAGTCCAAATTTAATGATGTGGCTGTCCTGCTCAAAGGAGGAAATAGATACTTTATACTTTGTGATGTTGAAGAAAGCAAAGAACTATTAGAG ACCTTTAAGCTTGATCATTCTCATACGCCGTTCAtctttatatatgaaaatgacGATAAGAAATACCGTAAGACAAATTTGAAGCCCGATGAAGTTGCTTTTTGGTTCCGAGACTACATG AATGGAAAACTCGAACTTTATCTAAGATCACAACCTATTCCCCAAGAGAACAATGAGCCTGTAAAGGTGGTGGTTCTTGATAGCTTGCAAGATATGGTTTTCAACTCTGGAAAAGATG TATTCCTAGAGTTTTACGCACCATGGTGCGGTCACTGCAAGCAGCTAGCTCCAATCTTGGAAGAAGTCGCTATCTCATATGAAAAGGACACTGATATCTTGATTGCAAAATAT GATAAAAGTGAAAATGATATCCCAAGTGAAGTTTTCAAAGTGGAAGATACTCCAACCATgtatttcattaaaaaggaaggagAAATAATAGAGTACAATGGTGGTAAAACAAAGGAGGACCTTATTAGATTCATCCAAGAACACAGGAATGACAAGGAGAGCAAGAGCGAGGCAGAGATGAAGAGTAACAAGGATGAATTGTGA